A single Cupriavidus sp. D39 DNA region contains:
- a CDS encoding LON peptidase substrate-binding domain-containing protein, whose product MSSPATPSSSASSPASHSTSAAPTLDSLPLFPLHTVLFPDGLLPLRVFEARYVDMVRACMRDRTPFGVCLIASGNEVARPDEPTLPEPIGCLADIVDCNMEQLGVLLISARGRQRFRLLGHSLNPDGLLVGQAELLPPDIIDCKLELLGECLAVLRRIVASLHAEHPGKLPFTEPFLWDDPSWVANRLCELLPVPLKAKQMLMALPDAGMRIEIVHKYMHQHHIL is encoded by the coding sequence ATGTCCTCACCCGCCACGCCCAGTTCATCCGCATCCAGCCCCGCCTCGCACAGCACCTCGGCGGCGCCTACGCTGGATAGCCTGCCGCTGTTTCCACTGCACACCGTACTCTTTCCCGATGGGTTGTTGCCACTGCGCGTGTTCGAAGCACGCTATGTGGACATGGTGCGCGCCTGCATGCGCGATCGCACGCCCTTTGGCGTCTGCCTGATCGCCAGCGGTAACGAGGTCGCGCGGCCGGACGAGCCCACGCTGCCCGAGCCGATCGGCTGCCTGGCCGACATCGTCGACTGCAATATGGAGCAACTTGGCGTGCTGCTGATCAGCGCGCGGGGCCGCCAGCGCTTCCGGCTGCTGGGCCACAGCTTGAACCCGGATGGCTTGCTGGTTGGCCAGGCGGAATTGCTGCCGCCCGACATCATCGACTGCAAGCTGGAGCTGCTGGGCGAATGCCTGGCCGTGCTGCGGCGTATCGTCGCCTCGCTCCATGCGGAGCATCCGGGCAAGCTGCCGTTCACCGAGCCGTTCCTGTGGGATGACCCCAGCTGGGTCGCCAATCGGCTGTGCGAACTGTTGCCGGTGCCGCTCAAGGCCAAGCAGATGTTGATGGCACTGCCGGACGCCGGGATGCGGATCGAGATCGTGCACAAGTACATGCACCAGCACCACATCCTGTAG